ATTAGGGACATTTTAACATGCATTTTAGCTTTATCTCCATTTCTAAAACTTTTTCCACTAATTAAATATACTTTTATGTTTTTAATTAATGCTAAGTTTGGTATTTGACTTTTGTTATATTTTGCTTCTTTTTTATCAGCAATAATTATAATTTTAACTCCCTTCTTAGCAGCAATCTTCAATGCTTTTGCAAGTTTTTTATTTGTAAATGAATAGATTAATATTTTGATAGTATTATGGGCATGTGAGAAGATAGAAAACATTTTATTTTCTGCTTTTTTTCCTTGCATTGGCATAAAATAAACTTCTTTTGCAAAAATGACGATACTTAAAATGATAATGAAAAGTAATTTTTTCATAAATTTCCTTATTTTTAATATAATTATAATAAAAAAGGCACATTATGAATCTGTTATTAATTAGTGAAAATCCTACAATTCAAAAACTATTTAAACTTAGTGCAGAAAAAAGAGGTGATGAGATTGAAATAGGCTCACAAGATTATCTCCCTGATAAAAATATTGAGGTTATTTTTATAGATAAAGATATTTTTAATGAGGAATTATTAAATAATCTAAAAGATATCTATCAAAATGCAAAATTTGTTTTGATATTAAATAAAAATGATGAAAAAATTTTAGGATTTGATGAATATTTAATTAAGCCTTTTTTACCAACTGATTTAATTAATTTACTTGATGCAATGGAGCAAAATAATGAGAACGAAAATGAAGATTTTGAAGATTTAGATTTAGAAAATTTTAGTGATGATTTAACTATTGAAGATTTAAATGAAATTGAAGATGATAGTTTAGATATAGAAGATATTTTTGTTGATGATGAGAATTTAGAAGAAGAGATTGAAGATGAAGATTTAGAAGGTGAGATTGAACTTAATGCAGATGAATTATTAAAAGAAGATATAATCGAACAAAAAGCTGTTGAAGAGGAAGCGCAAACAAAAGAAGAAGTTGATGAAAATATTGTAATAACTAATGATTTAGTGGATGAATTAGAAGAATTTAAAGAAGAAAAAAATGAAGATATTCAAGAAATAGAAAAAGAAGGAAATATAGAAGAAATGATTGAAGATGATAAAGAAAATGAAATAAATGAAAATGGTGAACAAAACATTGAAGAAAATGTTGAAAATGAGTTAGGAGATGATTTTGATTTAAATGATGAACAAGTTGAAAAAGAATTCAATAATATTGAAGAGATTGAAAGTGAATTAGAGGATAGTTTAGGGGAAGTTGAAGAAAATATAGATAATGAAATAGAGGAAATAAGTAAAGATATTGATACAAATATAAATGAAAATGAAATAGAAAATGAGACAATAGAAGATGAATTAGATGAACTTGAAAAAATAGATGAAAAAGAGCTTGCAAGTGTTTTAGGAGAAGAAATTAAAGATGATATAAATGAAATGGAAAACAATTTAATCGATACAGAAGATCTGGAGGATAATAAAGAAGAAAGTGAAAAAGAAAATAAAGAAGAAAAAACATTAGAAGAAAAAACTCTTGGAAATATTTTAAATATTAATTGGGAAGAGTTAAAAAAAGCAAAAGCAAAAGTTACAATTACGATTGATTTTGGAGGATAATATGGAGTGTATGAAAGTAAAGGGAAGCATTTTAGTAATTTCAGGGCCAAGTGGAAGTGGTAAAACTTCTCTTGCAAGAGAAGTCTGTAATGAACTTAAAGATTTAGCATATTTTAGTATCTCTACTACAACAAGGCCAATTAGAGATGGTGAGAGAGATGGAGTGGATTATTTTTTTGTTAGTAAAGAAGAGTTTTTAAAAGATGTTGAAGAAGGTTATTTTTTAGAATGGGCGGAAGTTCATGGAAATTTTTATGGCACAAGTAAAAAACAGATTAATGAAGCCTTAAATAAAGGAAAAATTGTATTTTTAGATATAGATGTCCAAGGTCACGAAGCAGTTAGAAAAGCATATCCTAATATTGTAACAAGTGTATTTGTTACAACAAAAGATAAAAAAACATTAATTGAAAGACTTAAAAAAAGGGAGACAGAAACGGATGAGAGTATTAAAGTTAGAATGATTAATGCATTACATGAAATGAAAAAAATTCCTCAATATGATTATTTACTAATTAATGATGATTTTAATTCTTCAAAAGAAAAACTTAAATCGTGTGCAATTGCATCTTTAATTAAAACTTCAAAATATAATATTGAAAATTTTATTGAAAAATGGAAAGGTATTGAATGAAAAAAAGAGTTAGTGAAATTTTAAAAAAGCATTTAGGTGAAAATCCTCCAATTAATAAACCAAAACAAAAAGAATTTGGACATTATGCAGTGCCAATTTTTAAATATGCAAAAGAAAATAAACAAAATCCTATTGAATTTGCTAAAAATTTATGTGAAAAATTAAAGTGTGATGAGTTTGAAAGTGTAGAGCCATTAAGTGGATTTGTAAATATTAGACTAAGTGATAAATTTTTAGATGATTTTGCTAACAGAGTTTTAGAAGAAAAAGAAAATTTTGCAAAAGATGAAAAAAAAGAAAGTATTTTACTTGAATATATCTCAGCAAATCCCACAGGACCACTGCATATAGGACACGCAAGAGGTGCTATTTTTGGAGATGCTTTAACAAGAATAGGAAGACATATAGGTTATAAAATAACAACTGAATATTATGTAAATGATGCTGGAAGACAAATTAATCTTTTAGGTCTTTCTGTTTATCTTGCAGCAAGAGAGATTTTAGGGTTAAATGTTGTGTGGCCAGATGAGTATTACAAAGGAGAGTATATAAAAGATTTAGCAAAAGATGCTATTGAAGAATTTGGAGAAGATTATTTTAAAAAAGAAGTAGAAATTATTCAAAAAGATGGTAAAAAAGAAGCTGAATTTAATGATGATAAATTAAGTCTTTGGGCAAAAGATAAAATGCTTGAAGAAATAAAAAAAGATATAAAAGCTTTAAATGTAACTCCTTTTGATAATTGGGTTAGTGAGAGAAGTTTATATAAATACTGGGATGAAGTAAGAAGTATTTTAGAAAAAAATAATGCTTTATATGAAAAAGATGGAAAATTTTGGCTAAAATCAAGTGAATATAAAGATGAAAAAGATAGGGTAGTAGTTAGAGAAGATGGAAGACCTACATATTTAGCAGGAGATATTATTTATCACTGGGATAAGTTTAAAAGAGGTTATGATAGATATATTAATATTTGGGGGGCGGACCATCATGGATATATTGCAAGGGTAAAAGCAGCAATTAAATTTTTAGGATTTGATGAAAATAAACTTGAAATACTTCTATCTCAAATGGTAAAACTTCTAAAAGGTGGAGAGCCTTATAAAATGAGTAAAAGAGCTGGTAATTTTATTTTAGTTAGAGATGTTGTTGAAGATGTTGGGGGTGACGCATTAAGATTTGTATTTTTAACAAAAAAAGCAGATACTCATCTTGAATTTGATGTAGATGATTTAAATAAAGAAGACTCTTCAAATCCAAATTATTATGTAAATTATGCTCATGCAAGAATTAGAAGCATTTTTAGAAATAAAAATATAGATTATGATGATGTAAAAAATATTGAACTTAAAAATTTAAATGAAGATGAAAAAGAACTTTTATTTTTAGCACTTCAACTTCCATATGTTTTAGAAGATGCATTCTCAAATAGAGAACCACACAGACTTACAAACTTTTTAATTGATTTAGCAAGTGAATTTCATAAGTTTTATAATAAAAATAAAGTTATTGGAAGTGAAAAAGAA
This Caminibacter mediatlanticus TB-2 DNA region includes the following protein-coding sequences:
- the argS gene encoding arginine--tRNA ligase — translated: MKKRVSEILKKHLGENPPINKPKQKEFGHYAVPIFKYAKENKQNPIEFAKNLCEKLKCDEFESVEPLSGFVNIRLSDKFLDDFANRVLEEKENFAKDEKKESILLEYISANPTGPLHIGHARGAIFGDALTRIGRHIGYKITTEYYVNDAGRQINLLGLSVYLAAREILGLNVVWPDEYYKGEYIKDLAKDAIEEFGEDYFKKEVEIIQKDGKKEAEFNDDKLSLWAKDKMLEEIKKDIKALNVTPFDNWVSERSLYKYWDEVRSILEKNNALYEKDGKFWLKSSEYKDEKDRVVVREDGRPTYLAGDIIYHWDKFKRGYDRYINIWGADHHGYIARVKAAIKFLGFDENKLEILLSQMVKLLKGGEPYKMSKRAGNFILVRDVVEDVGGDALRFVFLTKKADTHLEFDVDDLNKEDSSNPNYYVNYAHARIRSIFRNKNIDYDDVKNIELKNLNEDEKELLFLALQLPYVLEDAFSNREPHRLTNFLIDLASEFHKFYNKNKVIGSEKEEIRLKILAVVGSILKLGLSLLGITAKERM
- a CDS encoding phospholipase D-like domain-containing protein, whose protein sequence is MKKLLFIIILSIVIFAKEVYFMPMQGKKAENKMFSIFSHAHNTIKILIYSFTNKKLAKALKIAAKKGVKIIIIADKKEAKYNKSQIPNLALIKNIKVYLISGKSFRNGDKAKMHVKMSLIDNKILVTGSANYSYSAFYKNYEYIIIEKDKNLIPKFNNFFEYILNKANPFRLSR
- the gmk gene encoding guanylate kinase, with product MECMKVKGSILVISGPSGSGKTSLAREVCNELKDLAYFSISTTTRPIRDGERDGVDYFFVSKEEFLKDVEEGYFLEWAEVHGNFYGTSKKQINEALNKGKIVFLDIDVQGHEAVRKAYPNIVTSVFVTTKDKKTLIERLKKRETETDESIKVRMINALHEMKKIPQYDYLLINDDFNSSKEKLKSCAIASLIKTSKYNIENFIEKWKGIE